One region of Strigops habroptila isolate Jane chromosome 11, bStrHab1.2.pri, whole genome shotgun sequence genomic DNA includes:
- the SLC26A6 gene encoding solute carrier family 26 member 6, with translation MAAEMVLSHRAPHGVLSEADLEEVAPRNPPVKHSLRHCLHKNRCSASAAKSLLFRFLPVLRWLPRYPLKDWLLGDITSGFSVGIMHLPQGLAYALLAGLPPVTGLYSSFYPVFLYFFFGTSRHNSVGPFAVISVMIGSLTDSLLPSENFLESINGSNMTVNEERRDAARVELVATITVLTGIFQVALGLLQFGFVVTYLSDPLVRGYTTASSVHVLISQLKNVFGVSVGEHSGPLSLFMTLIEICQKLPETNVGTLVTAIIAMVVIYIVKELNHKFAAKLPMPIPIELITIIISTGISYGVNLNAKFGISVVGNIPSGLKPPVAPNVSYFGQVVGNAFAIAVVGYAICISLGKIFALKHGYKVDSNQELIALGLSNFLGGFFQCFAISCSMSRSLVQESTGGNSQVAGVISSLVILVTILKIGELFRDLPKAILSAIIIINLHGMFKQFKDIRMLWKSNRVDLTVWIVTFVATLTLNLDIGLGASVAFGLLTVIFRTQLPHYSILGLIPDTDVYRDVAQYQMAQEVPGVKIFRSSSTLYFANVELYAEALKKKSGINVDRLIEKKKKALKKLKKQQKQAEKEMAKRKKDGQNGPGVAVIELSGAEGSAPPAPTLRTLGLPQPSFHTVILDFSPVSFVDTVSIKILKNIFRDFREIEVDVLIASCPAPVLAQLERGDFFSSSITKHCFFPSVHDAAEHASRAQRPAPVSARTHRPHLRPRDGWGPPRHPPCDPAAGPQHQDVAPQEEDICEAEQGPATLMAPPAPMDSEGRGRELPPPSTGPVSVPPPGPVWGQRRGPGPGRGAG, from the exons ATGGCAGCGGAGATGGTGCTGAGCCACCGGGCACCCCACGGGGTGCTGAGTGAGGCTGACCTGGAGGAGGTGGCACCGCGGAACCCTCCTGTCAAGCACTCGCTGCGCCACTGCCTCCACAAGAACAG ATGCTCGGCCTCTGCCGCCAAGTCCCTGCTGTTCCGCTTCCTGCCCGTGCTGCGCTGGCTGCCGCGGTACCCGCTCAAGGACTGGCTGCTGGGGGACATCACCTCGGGCTTCAGCGTGGGCATCATGCACCTGCCCCAGG GGCTCGCGTACGCGCTGCTGGCTGGGCTGCCGCCCGTCACCGGCCTCTATTCCTCCTTCTACCCCGTCTTCCTCTACTTCTTCTTCGGGACGTCCAGGCACAACTCTGTGG GCCCCTTCGCTGTCATCTCCGTCATGATCGGGAGCTTGACAGACTCCCTGCTGCCCAGCGAGAACTTCCTGGAGTCCATCAATGGCAGCAACATGACGGTCAATGAGGAGCGGCGGGACGCTGCCCGGGTGGAGCTGGTGGCCACCATCACTGTCCTGACGGGCATCTTCCAG GTGGCCCTGGGCCTCCTGCAGTTTGGCTTCGTGGTGACCTACCTCTCAGACCCGCTAGTGCGCGGCTACACCACTGCTTCCTCTGTGCACGTCCTCATCTCCCAGCTCAAGAACGTCTTCGGGGTGTCCGTGGGCGAGCACTCGGGGCCACTCTCACTGTTCATG ACCCTCATCGAGATCTGCCAGAAGCTGCCAGAGACCAACGTGGGCACCCTGGTGACCGCCATCATTGCCATGGTGGTCATCTACATCGTGAAAGAGCTCAACCACAAGTTTGCTGCCAAGCTGCCCATGCCCATCCCCATCGAGCTCATCACG ATAATCATCTCCACCGGCATCTCCTACGGTGTCAACCTGAACGCCAAGTTTGGTATCTCCGTGGTGGGCAACATCCCCAGCGG GTTGAAGCCGCCCGTGGCCCCTAATGTCAGCTACTTTGGGCAGGTGGTGGGCAATGCCTTCGCCATCGCCGTGGTGGGCTATGCCATCTGCATCTCCCTGGGCAAGATCTTTGCCCTGAAGCATGGCTACAAAGTGGACAGCAACCAG gaGCTGATCGCGCTGGGCCTCAGCAACTTCCTGGGTGGCTTCTTCCAGTGTTTCGCCATCAGCTGCTCCATGTCACGGAGCCTGGTACAGGAGAGCACAGGGGGCAACAGCCAG GTAGCTGGTGTCATCTCATCCCTGGTCATCCTGGTGACCATCCTGAAGATCGGAGAACTCTTCCGGGACCTGCCCAAG GCCATCTTGTCtgccatcatcatcatcaaccTCCACGGAATGTTCAAGCAGTTCAAAGACATCCGCATGCTCTGGAAGTCCAACCGGGTGGACCTG ACCGTCTGGATCGTGACGTTCGTGGCCACGCTCACGCTGAACCTGGACATCGGGCTGGGGGCCTCGGTGGCCTTCGGGCTGCTCACCGTCATCTTCCGCACCCAGCT GCCCCACTACTCCATTCTGGGGCTCATCCCCGACACCGATGTCTACAGGGACGTGGCTCAATACCAGATG GCACAGGAGGTCCCCGGTGTGAAGATCTTCCGCTCCTCCTCCACCCTCTACTTTGCCAATGTGGAGCTGTACGCTGAGGCCCTAAAGAAGAAG AGTGGCATCAATGTGGACCGCCTGAttgagaagaagaagaaggctctcaagaagctgaagaaacagcagaagcaagcagagaaggagatggcaaagaggaaaaag GATGGGCAAAACGGGCCGGGCGTCGCGGTGATCGAGCTGAGCGGGGCGGAGGGCAGCGCCCCCCCCGCGCCCACCCTGCGCaccctggggctgccccagcccagcttccACACCGTCATCTTGGACTTCAGCCCCGTCAGCTTCGTGGACACCGTCTCCATCAAGATCCTGAAGAAC ATCTTCAGGGATTTCCGTGAGATAGAAGTGGACGTCTTAATTGCCAGCTGCCCGG CGCCTGTCCTCGCCCAGCTGGAGCGGGGCGACTTCTTCAGCTCATCCATCACCAAGCACTGCTTCTTCCCCTCGGTGCACGACGCCGCGGAGCACGCCAGCAGGGCGCAGCGCCCGGCCCCGGTAAGCGCCAGGACTCACCGTCCCCATCTCCGTCCCCGTGACGGATGGGGGCCGCCACGTCACCCCCCGTGTGACCCCGCAGCCGGACCTCAGCACCAGGATGTAGCCCCGCAAGAGGAGGACATCTGCGAAGCCGAGCAGGGACCTGCCACCCTCATGGCCCCGCCAGCCCCGATGGACTCTGAGGGCCGGGGCCGTGAGCTGCCCCCGCCCAGCACCGGGCCCGTCTCTGTGCCACCGCCGGGCCCCGTCTGGGGGCAGCGGAGGGGCCCCGGACCCGGCCGAGGTGCGGGATAA